The DNA window AGCCAGCACCACCGTCATGATGCCCGCACGCCCCCGCCACAGCGCGAGCCAGGCGGCCAGCGCCAGCAGCGCATCGAACCACTGAAAGCCACCGGCGAACGGCGCAGTCCCGGCGCCCTGCGGCCAGAACACATGCCAGGCGAAGAACACCGCCAGGTTCAGCACCACACCCACCACGGCCGCCGTGACGCCGGTGAGCGGTGCGGTGAAGCGCAGGTCGTCACGCGTGGCTTCCACCAGCGGGCCACCGGCGAGAATGAACAGGAAGCAGGACAGAAAGGTGAAAAAGGTGGCCACCACGGCGCCCGCCGCGCCCGCCAGCAGCAGCGACTGCGGGCCGAACACCTGGTGCGTCCAGGCGCCGACGAAACCGACGAAGGCCACCACCATGATCAGCGGCCCCGGCGTGGTCTCGCCCAGGCCCAGGCCGTCGATCATCTGCGGACCGGTGAGCCAGTGGAAATGCTCGACCCCGGCTTGGTAGACATAAGGCAGCACGGCATAGGCGCCGCCGAAGGTGACATAGGCGGCCTTGGTGAAGAACAGTCCCATGTCGCGCAGCGTGCCAGCGGGAAGCAGCGCGAAAGCCACGGCCCACAGCGCCAGGAAAATGGCCAGCAACGCGGCCAGGCGCCAGGGCCGGAAGCGGGCGTGCGCGGGCGTCGGCGTGGCGTCGTCGATCAGCGCCGGGCCGTATGCGGCGTGCGCCGCGGCGTGGCCGCCGCCGATCTGGAACTTGCCCGGGATGATGCGTCCGCCGATCCAGCCGACCACCCCGGCGCTCAGCACGATGGCCGGAAACGGCAGGCCCAGCGCGAAAATGGCGATGAAGGCCGCCGCCGCGATCAGCCACAGCGCCCCGTTCTTCAAGGCGCGCGAGCCGATGCGCCAGACTGCGAACGCCACCACCGCCACCACCGCCGGCTTGACCCCGGCGAACACGCCCAGCATCAGCGGCTGGTTGCCGTAGGCCATGTAGACAGCGCTCAGGCCGATGAGGATGAACAGCGAAGGCAGCACGAACAGCACCCCGGCGGCGATGCCGCCGCGCGTGCGGTGCAGCAGCCAGCCCATGTAGATGGCGAGCTGCGTCGCCTCCGGCCCGGGCAGCACCATGCAGTAGTTGAGCGCGTGCAGGAAGCGCCGTTCGGAAATCCAGCGCCTGCGCTCGACCAGCTCCTGGTGCATCACCGCGATCTGCCCGGCCGGGCCGCCGAAGCTGATGAAGCCGAGCTTGAGCCAGAACAGCAGCGCCTCGGTGAAACGCGGGGCGACAGGCGGCGCGAGGGTGGACGGGGGTAGAGGCTGCAGCGCGCTCAAGTCGACCTTGGGTGGGATGCCGAAGCGACCAGCGGAAACGAAACCGACAGGGTCGGGAGCGTGCGGCCGGTCGCTCTTGAAGATTGCGCGCAAACCGATTGCTGCATGCCAGCGCCAGATCTCGGATGCCAGGCCATGAATCCGCCGAGTCTTACAACACCACGGCCACCATCGGATGCGAACTGAGCGCCTGGTACAGGGCGTCGAGCTGGGCGCGGCTGGTGGCGCGGATGGTGCAGGTGCAGCTGAGGTAATTGCCACCGCTGGAGGGGCGCAACTCCATGGTGGCGGGATCGAAGTCGGGAGCGTGCTCGCGCACGAGCGCGGCGATGGTCTCGGCGAAGCCATCGGCGTTGCGCCCCATGATCTTGATGGGGAAATCGCTCGGGTAGACGATCAGGCTGTCGCCATCCAGCTTGACACTGCGCAGGGTTGCGGACATCTTGGTGTTCATGTGGGAGTTGGGGCTGGGCTTGCGCCTGCGCGCGGCACGGCCACTGGTGGTTCGGAATGGGCCGATTGTCCCGCAGATGACGCCGGGCAGCGGACCCTGGCCGTATTACCCCCAACCGCCATGCCGCCAGCGCGTTGTCTGTGGGCGACGCTCCGATTGGGTGCACGCCGAGTGCGCACCGAATGCGCAGGAGACGACCGGCGTGCGCCGCTGCCCTCGGCGGCGACGCGACTTGTCCTGCGAGTTCGGCTGCTAATCGGTCTGCTGCTGCTTTGCGCCTTGATACGCCGCATGCAGCGCGGCATACACCGGCCCGGGCTTGCCCGTGCCCACCTGGCGCTCGTCGAGCGTGGTCACGGCCAGCACTTCCTTGGTGGCGGACGTGAGCAGGATTTCGTCGGCGCAGCGCAACTCCCACTCGGCCACCGGGCGGCGCTCCAGCGGCACGCCGGCGGTGGCGGCGAGGGCGTCCATCAGGCCAACGCGTATGCCCGCAAGCTTGAGGTTGTCCATCGGCGGGCAGGCGAGGCGGCCATGGCGCACCACCCAGACGTTGGACGCCGAGGCTTCGGTGAGCCAGCCGTCGCGCACGAGGATGGTTTCCTGCCCCCCGACTTCAGCCGAAGCCTGCCGCGCCAGCACATTGCCCAGCAGGGCGATGCTCTTGATGTGGGCACGCAGCCAGCGCGTATCGGGCAGGGTGATGCAGGCCGCGCCCTGCCGGCGCAGGCTCTCGGGCACATGCGGGAAGGGGAAGCTGTAGGCGAACACCGTGGGCGGCGTGTCCTTGGGGAAGGCGTGGTCGCGGCGTGCCACGCCGCGCGTGACCTGGATGTAGATGCACTGATCGGCCGGGTCGTTGCCGGCCAGCAGGCGCGCCAGGAGCGCGGCCCACGCCTCGTGCCCGAGCGGATCGCGCATGCCGATTTCGCCCAGCGATCGGCCGAGGCGGGCGATGTGCTCGTCGAAGCGAAACGGCACGCGGCCATAGGCCGGCACCACTTCGTACACGCCGTCGCCGAAGATGAAACCGCGGTCCAGCACCGGCACGCGGGCTTCGTCCAGCGGCAGGTCAACGCCGTTCAGGTGACAGATGGATGGGCGCATAGGTGGTGTGCAGAGTGATACGGACGAACAAGCTATGGGGATATTGAGGCAGCCGGCTCGTAGGCCGGCAGACCCTTCGCGCTGTCCAGCCCTGCGCAGGCATGGCTGGAGCCGCAGCGCCGGTAGGCGGCCGGCTCGTAGGCCGGCAGACCCTTCGCGCTGTCCAGCCCTGCGCAGGCATGGCTGGAGCCGCAGCGCTCAGCGGACCAGACCGCGGCGCGCTGCTTCCAGCGCGGCTTCGGCGCGGGAGGAGATGTCGAGCTTGCGGTAGATCTGCTTCACGTAATCGGCCACGGTGTGGCGCGACAAGCCCAGCTGCAACGCGATTTCCGGCAGGGTGTAGCCCTTGCCGACGCGTTGCAACACCTCGGTTTCGCGCTCGGTGAGAATGACTTCGGGCTCCTCCACCATGCCGTGCCGCGCCCTGGCCTGGGGGCTGAGGTGGTGCGTCAGATCGTGCGGACCGGCCGGCGGCGTGCCGCCCGCGTCGGTCACGCGGCGGCCCCACTTCGTTTCGCCATCGGCTGCGCCCGATGCGTTCGGCGTACCGGCGTGGCCCTTGAGCGCGGCGAAATGCATCAGCATGCGCCGCGCCACCGAGGAGCTGAGCGGCGGCTCGCCTTCCTGGATGCGCCGCAGCTGCGCCACCAGCTCGATTTCCGGCCGGTCTTTCAGCACATAGCCAAAAGCGCCGGCCTGCAGCGCGGGAAACAGATGGTTGTCGTCGTCGAACATGGTGATGACCACGGCGCGCGCCTGCGGCTGGGCGGCGTGCAGCGTGCGCAACACGTCCAGGCCGCTGCCGTCGGGCAGGCCGAAGTCGATGAGCGCCAGTTCGATGGTGCGGCTGCGAATCAGGCTTTCGGCCTGGGCGCGGGTGCTGGCTTCGCACACGGGCAGCTCGGGCAGCACCTAGCTCAGCAGGCGCGCCATGGCGGTGCGCGACTCGGCCAGGTCTTCGACGATCAGGGTGCAGCGTTGGGCTTGGGGCATGTGCTTGAATGGTGGCCTGGGAGCTCGGAGCGCTTACACAAACCGCATTCGAGATTTGTCAACCCGCATTGTAGGGATGATGCCGGCCCGCTCCACATCGCGCGCGCGATGTGTGCGCTGAGGTCAATGTCCCAATCTCAGCGCCAGGCGCTCCACATCGCGCGCGCGATGTGTGCGCGTTCCCCAACATCGGCCCGCCTTGGCCCGCTTGTCGCCCGCATGTCGCACAATTGCGGCCATGTCGCCCAGCGTGGCGACGCCACTTTTGCCAGCTGACATCCTTGATTCTCAAACAGCAGTTCTCGCCTCCCGACAACGTCCGCCTCGCCCATCTCTGCGGGCCACTGGACGAAAATCTGCGGCAAATCGAAATCGCCTTCGATATCGTCATCCGGCACCGCGAGCAGCGCTTCACGCTCGAAGGCACGCGGGCCCGCTCCGCGCAGGCGCTGCTGCAAGCCCTGTGGCTGCGCGCCGACAAGGCGCTGGGGCTGGACGACATTCAGCTCGAACTCACGCAGGCCGCGCAAGGCCAGGAGCCGAACCTGCAGGCCGCGGCCGACGAGCCCGTGCTGCACACCCGCCGCCCCAATCTGCACGGGCGCACGCCGCGCCAGGCCGAGTACATCCGCAGCATCCTCGGCCACGACCTGGCCGTGGGCCTCGGCCCGGCCGGCACCGGCAAGACCTTCCTGGCCGTGGCCTGCGCGGTGGACGCGCTGGAGCGCAATGCGGTGGAGCGCCTGGTGCTGACGCGCCCGGCGGTGGAGGCCGGCGAGCGCCTGGGCTTCCTGCCCGGCGACCTGGCGCAGAAGATCGACCCCTATCTGCGCCCCTTGTACGACGCGCTCTACGACCTGCTGGGTTTCGAGAGCACGCAAAAGCTGTTCGAGCGCGGCACGATCGAGATCGCGCCGCTGGCCTTCATGCGGGGGCGCACGCTGAACAACGCCTTCATCATTCTGGACGAGGCGCAGAACACCACGCCGGAGCAGATGAAGATGTTCCTCACCCGCATCGGCTTCGGCTCGCGCGCCGTCATCACCGGCGACCTGAGCCAGGTGGATTTGCCGCGCGGCGCACTCAGCGGGCTGACCCAGGCCGAGCGCATTCTGCAGGATGTGCGCGGCGTGGCCATCACCCGCTTCACCACGGTGGACGTGGTGCGCCATCCGCTGGTGGCGCGCATCGTAGAGGCTTATGAGCGGGCGGAGAGCCAGGCGCAGGGCGGAGCTGCGGCTGCGCCTGCGCAGCGCAAGCCGGCCCGGCGCGCCAAAACCGCCAACTAAAGCGCAACGGACACATGCAAGCCCTGCGTACCGCCGCTCCGCTGCTGCAGCTGTCGGTGCAATTCGCCAGCGGCACGCACCGCAGCGCGCTGCCCCGCCACAAGCTGCAGCGCTGGGTGCGTGCCGCCTTGCGCTGCGGCCCGGCCAACGCCCGCCTGCGCAAGGCCAAGCCCGCGCCCATCGAACCCGCGCGAATCACGCTGCGCTTCGTCGATGCCGCAGAAGGCCGCGAACTCAACCGCACCTACCGTGGCAAGGACTACGCCACCAATGTGCTGACCTTCGACTACCAGCCCTGGCCGCCCGCTGCCGACATCGTGCTGTGCGACGCCGTGATCGCGCGCGAAGCCACCGAGCAGGGCAAAGACCTGGCCGCCCACTACGCGCACATGGTGGTGCACGGCGTGCTGCACGCGATGGGGTGGGGCCACGAACTGGAAGCCGACGCCGAGCGCATGGAAGCCACCGAGCGCGCGCTGCTGCTGACGCTGGGCATCGCCGATCCCTATGCCTGAGCAACGCCGCACCCTGCCCGATCACCCTGCGCATATCCGCCGCTGGCGGGCGCGCGTGCGCATCCTGCTCGGCGCCATCATCCTGCTCGCCTGCCTCGTCGGCGCGGCTTTCGGCGTCACCGCGCTGCCCTTATTCAACGCCAGCCCGTTCATCCACCGCGCGGGGCAGCCCGGTCTGTTCCTGGCCTGTGTTGGCGGCTGGATCGGCCTGGGCGTCTGGGCCATCTGGAGCGGCCGGCGCCGCTTGTCGGAAGGAACCCGGCCCTGAAACCGAACCTTGCTGCCGCGCGCTGGCGCGGCCTGTCCGCCGCCCTGCTGGCCCTGTGGCTTGGCCTGGCGCTGGCGCAGACCTTCGGGCGGCCCAAGTTCGGCGCTTTCTCCATCCTCATTCTGGCCATCTTCATCGCCCTGCTGTGGCGCGCACCGGCAAGCACGGCCATCGCCCGCGCCAAACGCGGCGCCTGGCTCGGGCTGCTGTTCGGCATCGGCTGGTTCGCCGGTGGGCTGTGGTGGCTGTACATCAGCATGGCGGTGTATGGCGGCATGCCGGCGCTGCTGGCGGGCGGGGCCGTGCTGCTGTTTTCAGCCTACCTCGCCATCTACCCGGCCTTGGCCTGCGCCCTGGCAGCGGCGCTGGCGCCGCCGGCCTCGCGCGAACCGTGGCACGCCGCACGCGGCGCCGGCGCGGCGCTGGCACTGGCCGCCGCCTGGACCCTGGCGGAAGTGCTGCGCGGCACGGTGTTCACCGGCTTTCCTTGGGCTGCGCTGGGCTATGCGCAGGTGGGTAACCCGCTGGCGGGCTACGCCCCCCTGCTCGGCATGTACGGGGTGGACTTCGCCGCCGCGCTGGCCGCCGCCCTGCTGGCGCTGCTCACCCAGGTGAGCGTGCGCGGCGCGGCGCTGGCGGTGGCGCTGCTGGTGCTGCTGACCGCGGCCGGCCAGCAGCTGACCCACCAGCGCTGGACCCAGCCGATCGGCCAGCCCATCAGCGTGGCGCTGCTGCAAGGCAATGTGCCGCAGAGCGAGAAGTTCCAGCCCGAGCGCCTGGGGCCGACGCTGAACATGTACGGCGACTGGCTCTCCAGCCTGCGCGCCGACCTCATCGTCACCCCCGAAACCGGTGTGCCGGTGCTGCCCGAGGACCTGCCGCCGCACTACCTGAGCGCCATCACCGCGGCTCTCAAGGCGCACCACGCCCAGGCGCTGCTGGGCATTCCGCTGACACGCGGCGCCGACCAGTACACCAACAGCATCCTCGGCCTCGGCGCCCCGGCCCCCTACCGCTATGACAAGGCGCATCTGGTGCCCTTCGGCGAATTCATTCCCTATGGTTTCCATTGGTTCGTGCGGCTGATGAACATGCCGCTGGGCGACTTCGCCCGCGGCACGCTGGACCAGCCGCCCTTCGTCGTGCACGGCGACAAGGTGGCGCCCACCATCTGCTACGAAGACCTGTTCGGCGAGCAGCTCGCGCAGCGCTTTCGCAACCCGGCGCATGCGCCCAACATCATCGCCAACCTCACCAATCTGGCCTGGTTCGGCGACACCATCGTGATTCCGCAGCATCTGGAAATCGCCCGCATGCGCTCGCTCGAATTCCAGCTCCCCACCATCCGCGCCACCAACACCGGCGCCACCGCCATCATCGGCGCCGACGGCCGCGTGCTGGCCATGCTGCAGCCCTTCACCGTGGGCGTGCTCGCCGGCCGGGTGCAAGGCTATGCCGGCACCACGCCCTTCGCCTGGATGGCCTCGCGCTGGAGCTACGCGCCCATCGTGCTGCTGTGCCTGCTGGCGCTTGGCGTGGCAACTCTGCTGGCACGCAAACGCATGCCGTGAAGTCGGCGCCAGGGGGCCGATCAAGCCCGTGGCTGACGGCAACGGCTTTCTTGTACAGCTTCCTACAATCTGCCGGTTTCCTGGTGCTTCCCATGCTCACCTTCCAACACCTCATCCTCACGCTGCAAAACTATTGGGCGAACCAGGGCTGTGCCCTGCTGCAGCCCTACGACATGGAAGTGGGCGCGGGCACCAGCCACACCGCCACGTTCCTGCGCGCCATCGGCCCCGAACCGTGGAAGGCCGCCTACGTGCAGCCCAGCCGCCGGCCGAAGGACGGCCGCTACGGCGACAACCCCAATCGCCTGCAGCACTATTACCAGTACCAGGTGGTGCTCAAGCCCGCGCCGGAGAACATTCTGGAGTTGTACCTCGGCAGCCTGGAGGCGCTGGGCTTCGACCTGAAGCAAAACGACATCCGCTTCGTCGAGGACGATTGGGAGAACCCCACCCTCGGCGCCTGGGGCCTGGGTTGGGAGGTGTGGCTCAACGGCATGGAAGTCACACAGTTCACCTACTTTCAGCAGGTCGGCGGCCTGGAATGCAAGCCCATCACCGGCGAAATCACCTATGGCCTGGAGCGCCTCGCCATGTATCTGCAGGGCGTGCAAAGCGTGTACGACCTGGTGTGGACCGAAACCGAAGTGGCTGGAAGATCGACAGCCCCCGCGAGCCCGCTGGCGGGCTCCGCCCCACAAGGGGGTGAGAACACCCTGGGGCGGCCCGGCGGTGTTCTCGCTCGAACCCTGCTGAAGTACGGCGACGTGTTCCACCAGAACGAGGTCGAGCAGAGCACCTACAACTTCGAGCACAGCGACGTGGACTTCCTGCTGCTCGCCTTCGGCGCGCATGAAAAGCAGGCCAAGGCGCTGATGACGGCGCAGCTGGCGCTGCCCGCTTACGAGCAGGTGCTCAAGTGCGCGCACAGCTTCAACCTGCTGGACGCACGTGGCGCCATTTCCGTCACCGAGCGCGCCGCTTACATCGGCCGCATCCGCAACCTGGCGCGCGGCGTGGCGCAGGAATATCTCGACAGCCGCGCCCGCCTGGGCTTTCCCATGGCGCCGAAAGCCTGGGCCGACGAGGTGATCGCGCAACTGGCGCAGAAAAAAGCGGCCTGATGGCCAGCATCCGCCTGATCGACCACCTAGTATGTAGATACGCGTATCTACATTGAACGCGTCACCTTGGAGCAGCGCCATGGAATTGCACATCGCCAAATGGGGCAACAGCCTCGCCCTGCGCCTGCCGGCCAAGCTGGCGCGCGAACTCGGCGTGGCCGAAGGCAGCAGCCTGAGCACCCAGGAACTGGGGCAGCGCCTGCTGGCTCTGCAGGAGAAGGACGCGCAGGGTGTGACCCAAACCCGCAAAGCTCTGGTCGATGCCTTGCGCGAACTGCACCAGCGCATGCCCATGACCCGCCCGGTGAGCAAGGACGAACTGAGCCGCTACTGATGACACTCCCGCCCCAAGCCCGGCGCATCTATGTGGACAGCAGCGTCTGGATCGCCCTGCTGGCACGCGAACCCAGCGCACAGCGGCTCGCGGATTGGATCGAGGTGCAATCCGGCGCGCTGCTCACCGCCTTGTGGACCCGGGCAGAACTGGCCAGCGCGCTGAGCATCAAGAGCCGGCGCGGCGAATTCCAGCCCGAACTCACCGCCGACTTGTTGCAGCGCTACGCGCAATGGACACGGGCCGGAGTGCAGATGCTGCCGGTGGACAGCCAGGATTTCACGGATGCCGCGGCCCTGTGCGCGGATGCCCATACCAAGTTGCGCGCGGGGGATGCCCTGCACCTGGTTGTCGCGCGTCGCAGCGGCGCCACCCATTTGCTGACCCTGGATCTCGACATGCAACGCAACGCCCCCGCGCTGGGGCTGGACTGGATTGACCTTGATGCCTGACGCTTCCAACCTCCTCGTCGAACTCTTCACCGAAGAACTCCCGCCCAAAGCCCTGCCGCTGCTCGGCCGCGCCTTTGCCGAGTGCCTGGCCGCCGCGCTGCGCGCCCAAGGGCTAGCCGCTGCCGACAGCATCGTCACCCCCTACGCCAGCCCGCGCCGCCTGGCCGCGCACATCACCGGCGTGTGCCCGAAGGCGGCGGACAAGGCCGTGGCGCAAAAGCTCATGCCCGCCTCCGTCGGCCTCGACGCCCGCGGCGCCCCCACCCCCGCGCTGCTGAAAAAACTCGGCGCCCTCGGGCTGGACGCCGCTGCCGTGCCACGACTGCGCCGCGAAGGCGAAGGCAAGGCCGAGACCCTGTTCATCGACACCGTCGCCGCAGGCAGCACCCTGGCCGCTGGCCTGCAAACAGCGTTGAACGAGGCGCTGGCCAAACTGCCCATCCCCAAGGTCATGGCCTACCAGTTGCTGGATGGCTGGAGCACGGTGAAGTTCGTCCGTCCCGCTCATGGCTTGGTGGCGCTGCACGGCGCCAACGTGGTGCCGGTCGAGGCGCTGGGCCTGCAGTCCGGGCGCAGCACCCACGGCCACCGCTTCGAGGCGCTGATCGACCCCATCGTGCTACCCAACGCCGACAGCTATGCCACCACGCTGCGCGAGCAAGGCGCAGTCATTGCCAGCTTCGAGGAGCGCCGCGCCGAGATCGAGCGCCAATTGCAAGCCGCAGCACAGCAGGCGGGCGCGGACCTGCGCCCGATCGACGACGCCGCGCTCCTCGACGAAGTCACCGCCCTGGTCGAGCGCCCCAACGTGCTGCTTTGCCAGTTCGACCGCGCCTTCCTCGACGTGCCGCAGGAGTGCCTGATCCTGACGATGAAGGCCAACCAGAAATACTTTCCGCTGCTCGACGCCGCGGGCAAGCTGACCAACCAGTTTCTGGTGGTGAGCAATATCCGCCCCGCCGACCCCAGCGCCGTGATCGAAGGCAACGAACGCGTGGTGCGCCCGCGCCTGGCCGACGCCCAGTTCTTCTTCAACCAGGACCGCAAACGCACGCTGGAAAGCCGCGTGCCGGGGCTGGGCAAGGTGGTGTATCACGCCAGGCTGGGGTCGCAGGGCGAGCGGGTGCAGCGGGTGCGGGCGATCGCGCGCAGCATTGCGATGCACATCGTGTTACCGCCCGATCCTGAATTCGTTGACCGTGCCGCACTTCTGGCCAAGGCTGATTTGCTCACCGACATGGTGGGCGAATTCCCGGAGCTGCAAGGCATCATGGGCCGTTATTACGCCTTGCATGACGGCGCAAATCCACTGGTGGCCGAGGCCATCGAAGACCACTACAAACCGCGCTTCGCCGGTGACGTCCTACCGCGCAGCGATGTGGGGTTTGCCGTGGCGCTGGCTGACAAGGCCGAAACACTGGTCGGCTTGTTTGGCGTCGGCGAGAAGCCCAGCGGTGACAAGGACCCCTTCGCGCTGCGCCGGCACGCGCTTGGGGTCATCCGCATGCTGATGGATCGCGGCGACGGCATCGAGCTCACCATCTTTCTCAGCGAGGCCAGCGAGGCTTTCGCTCAAGTACCCAGCTTTTCCGATCCCGGCGCGGCTCTGCAGGAGTTCATCTTCGACCGCTTTGCTAACCTGCTGCGCGAGCAAGGTTGGGTCGCGCAGGAAGTCGACGCCGTGTTGGCGCTCAAGCCCCAGATCCTTGCCCAAGTTCCGAGACGCCTGACGGCCGTGCGCGCCTTCTCCGCCTTACCCGAAGCCGAAGCGTTGGCAGCAGCGAACAAGCGTGTGAGCAACATTCTGAAGAAATCCGAGGGCGTCAAGGATGGCAGCGGCCTTGTGGACGGCAAGTTGTTGGTTGAGCCCGCCGAGATCGCGCTGGTGCAGGCGCTCACCGCCATCAATCCGCAAACCGAGGCCGCTTACACGCAAGGCGACTACACCGTCGCGCTCAAGCTTCTGGCCGGGCTCAAAGCCCCAATCGACGCCTTCTTCGACACCGTGATGGTCAACGCCAACGACCCCGGCTTGCGCGCCAACCGCCTGGCGTTGTTGGCGCGGCTGCAGGCGGCGATGAACCGCGTGGCCGACCTGTCGCGCCTTGCGGCTTGAACATCTGCGGGACAATGGCGCCATGAAACTCATCATCCTCGACCGCGACGGCGTCATCAACGAAGACCGCGACGACTTCATCAAGTCGCCCGACGAATGGGTGCCCATTGCGGGCAGCCTGGACGCCATCGCGCGGCTGCACCGCGAGGGCTGGCGCGTGGTGGTGGCGAGCAACCAGTCGGGCATTGGCCGGGGGCTGTTCGACATGGCCACGCTCAACGCCATTCACCTCAAGATGAACAAGGCGCTGGCGGCGGCGGGCGGGCGCATCGACGCCATCTTTTTCTGCCCGCACGCGCCCGAAGACCACTGCCATTGCCGCAAGCCCAAGCCCGGCATGCTCCAGGACATCGCCAAGCGCTACGGGCTCGACGACCTGTCCGGCGTGCCCGCCGTGGGCGACACGCTGCGCGACCTGCAAGCCGCACAGCCGCTGGGCTGCAGCCTGCATCTGGTGCGCAGCGGCAAGGGCGAGCGCACGCTGGCGAGCGAAACCCTGCCCGAGGATGCGCTGGCGCACGACAACCTGGCCGCCTTCGCCACCTGGCTGCTGGCGGAACCGGTGAAGGTCGCGGCATGACGCTGCCAGCCCCCGCAGACGCGCACCCGCCCGCGCCGCCGACACCCCAGCAACCGCAGACGCCGCAGCAACCCGCCAGCCCGGCGCAGTCTCCCATCACCTTCACGCTCTGGCTGCGCTCGGCGGCCTACATGGCCTGGCTGATCGTCACGGTCATTCCCATCGGCACGGCTGCGGTGCTCATGTCCATCGCCGTGCGCGGCACGCCGCTGTACCGCCTGTGCATGGTCTGGGTGAAACTGTCGCTCTGGGGTGCGCGCGTCATTTGCGGCATGCAGCCACGCGTGCAGGGCATGGAGCATTTGCCCGACGGCCCGCTCATCCTGCTGGTCAAACACCAGTCCGCCTGGGAAACCTTGGCGCTGCCGGTGATGATGCCGCGGCCCTTGAGTTTCGTCTTCAAGCGCGAACTGCTCTACGTGCCCTTTTTCGGCTGGGCGCTGGGCCGGCTGGACATGGTGCACATCGACCGCGGCCGTCCCACGGAGGCCTTCTCCAGGGTGGGAAAACAGGGCGCCGCGCTGTTGGAGCGCGGCAACTGGATCATCATGTTTCCCGAAGGCACGCGCACCGAGCGCGGCACCCAGGGCAAGTACCGACTCGGCGGCACCAAGCTGGCGGTGGCCACCGGCGCGCCGGTGGTGCCCATTGCCGTGACCTCCGCACGCTGCTGGCCGCGCCAGGCCTTCATCAAGCGCCCGGGCATCATCGACCTGTCCATCGGCAAGCCCATTGCCTCGGTGGGCCGCACCCCGGCCGACCTGATGGCCGAAGTGGAAACCTGGATCGAGGCCGAGATGCGCCGGCTCGACCCGCAGGCCTACGCCACAAGCGTGCAACAAAGCTGACCCGCATGCAGAACAAGACCGAGCCCAGCCGCCAACTCAGCCTGTTCGAAGGGGTGGATCTGGCCATTCTCGCCATCGAGCCCCCCAGCATCCAGCCGCCCGCCACACGGCCGCCGCTGCCGCGCCCCGACCCGCTACGGCCGCGCCCTTCGGGTGAAGTGCCCGCGCCGCTGGCAACACCCCTCGCACCGGCTGCGGCGCCACCTCTCGCATCCCAGCCGGCGCCGCCGTCCGCACCGCCCCGCATCGCGCCACCG is part of the Thiomonas sp. X19 genome and encodes:
- the chrA gene encoding chromate efflux transporter — protein: MPPKVDLSALQPLPPSTLAPPVAPRFTEALLFWLKLGFISFGGPAGQIAVMHQELVERRRWISERRFLHALNYCMVLPGPEATQLAIYMGWLLHRTRGGIAAGVLFVLPSLFILIGLSAVYMAYGNQPLMLGVFAGVKPAVVAVVAFAVWRIGSRALKNGALWLIAAAAFIAIFALGLPFPAIVLSAGVVGWIGGRIIPGKFQIGGGHAAAHAAYGPALIDDATPTPAHARFRPWRLAALLAIFLALWAVAFALLPAGTLRDMGLFFTKAAYVTFGGAYAVLPYVYQAGVEHFHWLTGPQMIDGLGLGETTPGPLIMVVAFVGFVGAWTHQVFGPQSLLLAGAAGAVVATFFTFLSCFLFILAGGPLVEATRDDLRFTAPLTGVTAAVVGVVLNLAVFFAWHVFWPQGAGTAPFAGGFQWFDALLALAAWLALWRGRAGIMTVVLACAAIGLVHTLMV
- a CDS encoding YbeD family protein — protein: MSATLRSVKLDGDSLIVYPSDFPIKIMGRNADGFAETIAALVREHAPDFDPATMELRPSSGGNYLSCTCTIRATSRAQLDALYQALSSHPMVAVVL
- a CDS encoding aminotransferase class IV, with product MRPSICHLNGVDLPLDEARVPVLDRGFIFGDGVYEVVPAYGRVPFRFDEHIARLGRSLGEIGMRDPLGHEAWAALLARLLAGNDPADQCIYIQVTRGVARRDHAFPKDTPPTVFAYSFPFPHVPESLRRQGAACITLPDTRWLRAHIKSIALLGNVLARQASAEVGGQETILVRDGWLTEASASNVWVVRHGRLACPPMDNLKLAGIRVGLMDALAATAGVPLERRPVAEWELRCADEILLTSATKEVLAVTTLDERQVGTGKPGPVYAALHAAYQGAKQQQTD
- a CDS encoding response regulator transcription factor, yielding MCEASTRAQAESLIRSRTIELALIDFGLPDGSGLDVLRTLHAAQPQARAVVITMFDDDNHLFPALQAGAFGYVLKDRPEIELVAQLRRIQEGEPPLSSSVARRMLMHFAALKGHAGTPNASGAADGETKWGRRVTDAGGTPPAGPHDLTHHLSPQARARHGMVEEPEVILTERETEVLQRVGKGYTLPEIALQLGLSRHTVADYVKQIYRKLDISSRAEAALEAARRGLVR
- a CDS encoding PhoH family protein is translated as MILKQQFSPPDNVRLAHLCGPLDENLRQIEIAFDIVIRHREQRFTLEGTRARSAQALLQALWLRADKALGLDDIQLELTQAAQGQEPNLQAAADEPVLHTRRPNLHGRTPRQAEYIRSILGHDLAVGLGPAGTGKTFLAVACAVDALERNAVERLVLTRPAVEAGERLGFLPGDLAQKIDPYLRPLYDALYDLLGFESTQKLFERGTIEIAPLAFMRGRTLNNAFIILDEAQNTTPEQMKMFLTRIGFGSRAVITGDLSQVDLPRGALSGLTQAERILQDVRGVAITRFTTVDVVRHPLVARIVEAYERAESQAQGGAAAAPAQRKPARRAKTAN
- the ybeY gene encoding rRNA maturation RNase YbeY, which encodes MQALRTAAPLLQLSVQFASGTHRSALPRHKLQRWVRAALRCGPANARLRKAKPAPIEPARITLRFVDAAEGRELNRTYRGKDYATNVLTFDYQPWPPAADIVLCDAVIAREATEQGKDLAAHYAHMVVHGVLHAMGWGHELEADAERMEATERALLLTLGIADPYA
- the lnt gene encoding apolipoprotein N-acyltransferase; translation: MSAALLALWLGLALAQTFGRPKFGAFSILILAIFIALLWRAPASTAIARAKRGAWLGLLFGIGWFAGGLWWLYISMAVYGGMPALLAGGAVLLFSAYLAIYPALACALAAALAPPASREPWHAARGAGAALALAAAWTLAEVLRGTVFTGFPWAALGYAQVGNPLAGYAPLLGMYGVDFAAALAAALLALLTQVSVRGAALAVALLVLLTAAGQQLTHQRWTQPIGQPISVALLQGNVPQSEKFQPERLGPTLNMYGDWLSSLRADLIVTPETGVPVLPEDLPPHYLSAITAALKAHHAQALLGIPLTRGADQYTNSILGLGAPAPYRYDKAHLVPFGEFIPYGFHWFVRLMNMPLGDFARGTLDQPPFVVHGDKVAPTICYEDLFGEQLAQRFRNPAHAPNIIANLTNLAWFGDTIVIPQHLEIARMRSLEFQLPTIRATNTGATAIIGADGRVLAMLQPFTVGVLAGRVQGYAGTTPFAWMASRWSYAPIVLLCLLALGVATLLARKRMP
- the glyQ gene encoding glycine--tRNA ligase subunit alpha: MLTFQHLILTLQNYWANQGCALLQPYDMEVGAGTSHTATFLRAIGPEPWKAAYVQPSRRPKDGRYGDNPNRLQHYYQYQVVLKPAPENILELYLGSLEALGFDLKQNDIRFVEDDWENPTLGAWGLGWEVWLNGMEVTQFTYFQQVGGLECKPITGEITYGLERLAMYLQGVQSVYDLVWTETEVAGRSTAPASPLAGSAPQGGENTLGRPGGVLARTLLKYGDVFHQNEVEQSTYNFEHSDVDFLLLAFGAHEKQAKALMTAQLALPAYEQVLKCAHSFNLLDARGAISVTERAAYIGRIRNLARGVAQEYLDSRARLGFPMAPKAWADEVIAQLAQKKAA